One Xenopus tropicalis strain Nigerian chromosome 8, UCB_Xtro_10.0, whole genome shotgun sequence genomic window carries:
- the LOC100125044 gene encoding uncharacterized protein LOC100125044, with translation MPLVKRNIEPRHLCRGTVPDGVTSELECVTNSTLAAIIKQLGSLSRHAEDIFGELFNEANSFYMRMNSLQERVDLLVIKVTQLDSTVEEGNFLSLINSLKWLQMLRTTTSKFPTSGCNAEGILGVRVTQYIQSP, from the exons ATGCCATTGGTTAAGAGAAATATAGAGCCACGGCATTTATGCCGAGGAACTGTGCCAGATGGAGTCACCAGTGAGTTGGAGTGTGTCACCAACAGCACCCTGGCTGCCATCATCAAACAGCTCGGCAGCCTTA GCCGCCATGCAGAAGACATCTTTGGTGAGCTCTTTAATGAAGCCAATAGCTTCTACATGCGCATGAACTCCCTGCAAGAACGAGTAGACTTGCTGGTTATAAAAGTGACTCAGCTGGACTCCACCGTAGAAGAAGGTAACTTTTTGAGTCTAATAAATTCATTGAAATGGCTCCAGATGCTGAGAACTACAACTTCCAAATTCCCCACCTCAGGTTGTAATGctgaaggaattctgggagttagAGTTACGCAGTATATCCAGAGCCCCTGA